One Lacticaseibacillus rhamnosus genomic window carries:
- a CDS encoding MurR/RpiR family transcriptional regulator, with amino-acid sequence MNTFDSRIAQVYSALGEASRQVADYFRHNYAKVANSSLRNLSDKIGVSTATISRFARQLGFASFDQLKLALLKEIDNTTNGDVETNDNSLASARKTVNANIAALEGTLSFLTQDQIDHSVNLLLDANKVALFGLGSSNVIAKAAYHTFLRLPLTLIADNDYHMQLMSANKLTEHDVAIVISHTGNDTDILALVDLLSAHQVPIIAVTSYATSPLAKRVSDVFFSISEDTRYRSDALISMTSQLAIFDVLYTELVRRMGLQSEKTIALVHQAVAQKHQ; translated from the coding sequence GTCGTATTGCCCAGGTTTATTCCGCTTTAGGTGAAGCAAGCCGCCAAGTAGCAGACTATTTCCGTCACAACTACGCTAAAGTAGCTAACTCTTCGTTACGGAATCTGTCGGATAAAATTGGTGTGTCGACAGCCACCATCTCGCGTTTTGCACGGCAACTCGGTTTTGCTTCATTTGATCAACTAAAACTAGCCCTGCTTAAAGAAATTGACAACACAACTAATGGAGATGTCGAAACAAATGACAATTCTTTGGCCAGTGCCCGAAAAACTGTCAATGCTAATATTGCCGCGCTCGAAGGCACCCTATCATTCTTAACTCAGGACCAAATCGATCACAGCGTCAATTTGTTGTTGGACGCAAATAAAGTGGCTTTATTTGGATTGGGGAGTTCAAATGTTATTGCAAAAGCGGCGTATCACACTTTTCTACGATTGCCATTAACACTTATTGCCGACAACGACTATCACATGCAGCTAATGAGCGCAAACAAGCTTACTGAACACGATGTTGCGATCGTTATTTCTCATACTGGCAATGACACAGACATCCTGGCACTCGTGGATTTATTATCAGCCCATCAAGTACCGATAATTGCTGTGACCAGCTATGCCACCTCGCCACTCGCAAAAAGAGTATCGGATGTTTTCTTTTCAATTTCCGAAGATACTCGCTATCGATCTGATGCGCTAATTTCAATGACGTCTCAGCTTGCGATTTTTGACGTCCTTTATACCGAGCTTGTCCGACGAATGGGTCTTCAAAGTGAAAAGACAATTGCATTGGTTCATCAAGCAGTGGCACAAAAGCATCAGTAA
- a CDS encoding 1-phosphofructokinase family hexose kinase, which translates to MLLTITTNPSIDLVYKTGSFDLGTTNRELEHYQTIGGKGINAARVASILSEDKQAVAATGFLGRENANQIAHDLAQYNVKDEMIRVSGATRFCYTIIDNSGVKTELNELGQSISATKAEELLGQVSRHHNLKGVSINGSLAKDLSDDFYIRLIEQIRINNPDAKIILDTSGAALDSVLSSSAPPDYIKPNNDELGELLGIVVPEEDDAVLHALQQPIFQNIPNILVSMGSQGGIAKLGVDVPQYFKLKISQQKAVNTEGSGDATVGGMLYAVAKGKQGLDVIRYGMAAGMANVLQSKTGFVEKNAFLRFVTSGEAVIAQPIQAIPILGEN; encoded by the coding sequence ATGTTACTGACAATTACAACGAATCCCTCAATTGATCTGGTTTATAAGACTGGTTCATTTGACTTGGGAACGACAAACCGGGAACTGGAACACTATCAAACAATTGGTGGCAAAGGAATAAATGCGGCCCGTGTTGCTTCGATTTTGTCTGAGGACAAGCAAGCTGTTGCCGCTACAGGTTTCTTAGGTCGTGAGAACGCGAACCAAATTGCTCATGATTTGGCCCAATACAATGTCAAAGATGAAATGATTCGGGTGTCTGGAGCAACAAGGTTTTGTTATACAATTATTGACAATAGCGGGGTTAAGACGGAACTGAATGAGTTGGGGCAGTCTATTTCTGCGACTAAAGCTGAGGAGCTCTTAGGACAAGTTTCAAGACATCACAACTTGAAAGGAGTTTCGATCAACGGCTCGTTGGCAAAGGATCTCTCTGACGATTTTTATATCCGATTGATTGAACAAATCAGGATCAACAATCCAGACGCGAAGATTATCTTAGACACTTCGGGAGCAGCTCTGGATTCGGTCTTGAGCAGTAGCGCGCCTCCTGACTATATCAAGCCAAACAATGATGAGCTTGGTGAGCTTTTGGGAATTGTCGTGCCAGAGGAAGATGATGCAGTTTTACATGCGTTGCAACAGCCGATCTTCCAAAACATTCCCAATATATTAGTCTCAATGGGTTCTCAAGGAGGTATTGCCAAATTAGGCGTTGATGTTCCTCAGTACTTCAAGTTAAAAATTTCGCAACAAAAGGCAGTTAACACTGAAGGATCTGGTGATGCGACTGTGGGTGGAATGCTATATGCAGTTGCTAAGGGAAAGCAGGGACTGGACGTTATTCGATACGGTATGGCGGCAGGTATGGCCAATGTTTTGCAATCGAAGACAGGCTTTGTTGAAAAAAATGCATTTTTAAGGTTTGTAACTAGTGGTGAGGCAGTAATAGCTCAACCCATTCAAGCAATACCGATATTAGGCGAAAATTAA
- a CDS encoding DeoR/GlpR family DNA-binding transcription regulator → MKIEGRIIGSLILPKMTVFLGAGTTIYASADFLPKTKDINYVTNSDLIFRYLVSKDINVLLTGGFYHRTTNEFVGTIAEQTLSNYLFDLAFISTNGIFENQVTTSNFDEGNIQKAAMKRSKKNYIVADHTKFGKGDSFSFAELKDFDGLITDSKASRQELKILQTATKLLVGKG, encoded by the coding sequence TTGAAAATTGAGGGACGAATAATCGGTTCATTGATCCTGCCTAAAATGACTGTTTTTCTTGGTGCAGGAACCACAATCTATGCTTCCGCGGATTTCTTGCCAAAGACAAAAGACATCAACTACGTCACAAATTCTGACTTAATCTTTAGATATTTGGTGAGCAAGGATATTAATGTACTTCTAACTGGCGGCTTTTATCATAGAACAACGAATGAGTTCGTTGGTACGATTGCTGAACAGACATTAAGCAACTATTTATTTGATTTAGCGTTTATCAGTACAAATGGTATTTTTGAAAACCAAGTGACAACATCCAATTTTGATGAAGGAAATATCCAAAAAGCCGCTATGAAGCGTAGTAAGAAAAACTATATCGTTGCTGACCATACTAAGTTTGGAAAAGGAGATTCCTTTAGTTTTGCAGAACTAAAAGATTTTGACGGTTTAATCACGGATTCAAAGGCGTCACGACAAGAATTAAAGATCTTACAGACTGCTACGAAATTGCTTGTGGGGAAGGGCTGA
- a CDS encoding IS30 family transposase, giving the protein MTHSQTNTHKHYQQLSFSDRATIQALQAAGDTATVIAQKLHRSKATISREITRGSVTQLDSKRHSHQVYLAETAQAMHDRKRDRTGHYAFLKTGRAFFKALARELTRKPRVHSVDSFVHFYRDQGKACPSTTTVYRYIDAGLLELDNMTLPKKLRRRIKGYKNAHKRKNKKIYGDSIELRPAAVNDRTGVGHWEGDLVKGIRLADEPALMTLTERYSRTEIIVKIPDYHAGTCLKALQDTIDDYGAKEFESITFDNGSEFAKLSEIVGTQIYFAHPYSPWERGTNENANGLLREFFPKGKSLRAVTLVEIQAVQSALNHRPRRILNYLRPCDYYRCMA; this is encoded by the coding sequence ATGACCCACTCTCAGACTAACACCCACAAGCATTACCAACAACTCAGTTTTAGCGACCGTGCTACAATTCAGGCCCTTCAGGCTGCTGGTGACACCGCGACCGTGATTGCACAGAAGCTTCATCGCAGTAAAGCGACAATCTCACGAGAAATCACGCGTGGATCTGTAACTCAGCTCGACTCGAAGCGTCACTCGCATCAAGTCTATCTTGCGGAAACTGCCCAAGCCATGCACGACCGTAAACGCGATAGAACCGGTCACTACGCCTTTCTTAAGACCGGCCGTGCGTTCTTCAAGGCTCTCGCCAGGGAGCTTACTCGTAAGCCGCGCGTACACAGCGTTGATAGCTTCGTACACTTCTATCGCGACCAGGGCAAGGCTTGCCCTTCAACGACAACTGTGTATCGCTACATCGACGCCGGGCTGCTTGAGCTAGACAACATGACACTTCCCAAGAAGCTCCGACGCCGCATCAAAGGCTATAAGAACGCCCACAAGCGCAAGAATAAGAAGATATACGGCGACTCAATCGAGTTGCGTCCTGCGGCCGTGAATGACCGCACAGGCGTGGGACATTGGGAAGGCGACTTGGTCAAAGGTATTCGCTTAGCTGATGAGCCAGCATTAATGACGCTCACAGAACGGTACAGCCGGACTGAGATCATCGTCAAGATTCCTGACTATCATGCGGGCACCTGCCTTAAAGCCTTGCAGGACACGATCGACGACTACGGGGCCAAGGAATTTGAGAGTATCACTTTTGACAATGGTTCCGAGTTTGCCAAGTTATCAGAGATTGTTGGAACCCAGATTTACTTCGCACATCCGTACTCGCCTTGGGAGCGTGGCACAAACGAGAACGCCAATGGACTGCTTAGGGAATTCTTCCCGAAAGGGAAGTCTCTCAGAGCAGTTACCCTGGTTGAAATTCAAGCAGTCCAATCCGCACTGAACCATCGTCCCAGACGTATTCTGAACTATCTTCGCCCATGCGATTACTACCGATGCATGGCGTAA